In the Candidatus Eisenbacteria bacterium genome, CAAGACCATTCTCAAAGCCAGCGACAGGTTTGAGGTCGGACTTGCTGAGAGTAAGGACGCAGTCCTTTGCCGCAAGACATCTCTGTGAATATTCATTGCTTTCTTGCCGGGTCGAAGTCGGGTCAACTATATATATGATGATGTCAGCTCTCTGAATCTCACCTTCGGTCTTCTCCACGCCTTTTGTTTCAACCGGGTCTTTCGTCTCCCTTAGTCCCGCAGTGTCAACAAACGTGAGCGGGAAACCTTCAAGCTCCATGGAAGCTTCGATGAAGTCTCTGGTCGTTCCGGGAACCTCGGTCACTATCGCCCTTTCCTCCCCAAGTATCGCATTGAAAAGGGAAGACTTGCCGACATTTGGCCCTCCCACAATCGGGATTCTCAAACCTTCACGGAAAGCTCTCCCAATCGATTTCTGTTTCAGGAGCTCATCGATCTTGAGAACAACGCCGTTCAGAGTCTTCTTTAGCGCATCAACCGGAAGGGGAGACTCAACGTCTTCGGGAAAGTCAATTCTCGCCTCAAGCTCAGCGAGGCAAGAAAGAATGTCGTCTTTGAGATTCTTGATTTCACGGGAAAGTCCGCCCTCAAGCTGTTTGAGTGCAACACGCATCGAGGCTTCAGTCTTTGACTCGATCAAATCGCACACAGCCTCTGCCTGCGAAAGGTCAAGCTTCCCATTCAAGAAAGCTCTCTTCGTGAATTCGCCTGGTTCTGCGATCCTTGCGCCGGCAGAAAGAACTACTTTAAGCACAGCTTTTGCAGGAACCGAGCCGCCATGACATGTTATCTCGACGCCGTCCTCACCAGTAAAACTTGCCGGATGGAGAAAGACTGAGACCACGACTTCATCAATAGGTTTCCCATCAAGGTCAACAATGAATCCGTGGAGAACCGTGTGAGTGCCGGAATCTTTGAGAGTCTTTTTTCCCTGAAAGACCCTGTCCGAAATCTGGATTGCAGACTCACCCGATACTCTCACGATTGAGAGTGCTGAAGTTCCGGGCGCTGTCGCTATCGCTGCAATTGTGTCTTGCATGATCGAGGCCTTACCCCGTAGTGACTGACAAAAGTCGATTGCAAATGAGGAAGAATTACCGCGTGAAGGGGACGATGACTTCACCAGGTGGAGCAGCTTCAGGGTTCTTCGGAGATTTCGCTTTGACCGGGTTCCGTTATCCGGGGAAAAATTCGCACGCGCTTGACCGAGCCTTCGCCAAGGCCCTCTGTTGTCACATCGGGATGATCTCTGAGCGCAAGATGAATCACTCTTCTCTCTCTTGGAGTGAGCAATTCCGTCGTTTGTGGCTCGCCGCTCAGCGAGACTCTGGCTGCGAGAGACTGGGCAAGCTCTGCGAGCCGTTTCTCGCGTCTTTCCTTGTACCCTCCAACATCGACAAGAATTCTCCCTTCATATCCTATCTTCTTTGCGGCCATCCTCCGCAGAAGA is a window encoding:
- the mnmE gene encoding tRNA uridine-5-carboxymethylaminomethyl(34) synthesis GTPase MnmE — encoded protein: MQDTIAAIATAPGTSALSIVRVSGESAIQISDRVFQGKKTLKDSGTHTVLHGFIVDLDGKPIDEVVVSVFLHPASFTGEDGVEITCHGGSVPAKAVLKVVLSAGARIAEPGEFTKRAFLNGKLDLSQAEAVCDLIESKTEASMRVALKQLEGGLSREIKNLKDDILSCLAELEARIDFPEDVESPLPVDALKKTLNGVVLKIDELLKQKSIGRAFREGLRIPIVGGPNVGKSSLFNAILGEERAIVTEVPGTTRDFIEASMELEGFPLTFVDTAGLRETKDPVETKGVEKTEGEIQRADIIIYIVDPTSTRQESNEYSQRCLAAKDCVLTLSKSDLKPVAGFENGLVWLEERFGRAYKTSSLTKEGLPGLMTAIGEKLKDGFGSAPEEILLTNMRHVQLLEKAREEILQARLGLNEKIWDELISFHLNEAKSFLDEITGEKAGGDLLDRIFSRFCVGK
- a CDS encoding R3H domain-containing nucleic acid-binding protein, which codes for MSEEPVRDEVEEIRLLAIEFLEKLQMAGEVRVTAGEDQLTVSIESGKTDGLLIGRKGETLDAYEHLLRRMAAKKIGYEGRILVDVGGYKERREKRLAELAQSLAARVSLSGEPQTTELLTPRERRVIHLALRDHPDVTTEGLGEGSVKRVRIFPRITEPGQSEISEEP